One part of the Lotus japonicus ecotype B-129 chromosome 2, LjGifu_v1.2 genome encodes these proteins:
- the LOC130739428 gene encoding 7-deoxyloganetin glucosyltransferase-like yields the protein MSNFGEGKPHAVLTPYPVQGHINPLFKLAKLLHLRGFHITFVHTEYNHKRLLKSRGPNALDGLPDFAFETIPDGLPSIEGDGNVSQDIPSLCESIRKNFLHPFRELLARLNNSATAGLIPPVTCLISDFCMTFSIQAAQELALPSVLFYPASATSFMTALHVQTLLDKGLIPLKDESYLTNGYLDTKVDWISCLQNFRLKDLPDFIRTTNPNDFMVEFFIEAADIAKRASAMFINTFYELERDVLSALSSKFPSVYPIGPFPSFLKQTPQSHLASLGSNLWKEDTKCLQWLESKEPESVVYVNFGSITVMSPEQLLEFAWGLANSKKPFLWIIRPDLVIGGSVILSPEFVDNISDRGLIASWCPQEQVLNHPSIGGFLTHCGWNSTLESISAGVPMLCWPFFADQPTNCRCICKEWDIGIEIDTNGKREEVEKLINELMVEEKGKRMRQKTMELKKKAEEDTRPGGCSYMNLDKVIKDVLLKQ from the exons ATGAGTAATTTTGGAGAGGGAAAGCCACATGCTGTGTTGACTCCATATCCAGTACAAGGCCATATCAATCCATTGTTCAAACTAGCAAAGCTTCTTCACCTTAGAGGCTTTCACATAACCTTTGTCCACACTGAGTATAACCACAAACGCTTGCTCAAGTCAAGAGGTCCTAATGCCCTTGATGGTCTCCCTGACTTTGCCTTTGAGACCATCCCAGATGGTCTTCCATCCATTGAAGGTGATGGTAATGTTAGTCAAGACATACCCTCTCTCTGTGAATCAATCAGAAAGAACTTCCTTCATCCTTTTCGTGAACTTCTTGCAAGACTTAACAACTCTGCCACTGCTGGTCTTATCCCCCCAGTTACTTGCTTAATTTCTGATTTTTGCATGACCTTTTCTATTCAAGCTGCTCAAGAACTTGCACTCCCTTCAGTTCTCTTTTATCCAGCCAGTGCAACTTCATTCATGACTGCTTTGCACGTTCAGACTCTGCTTGATAAAGGTCTCATACCACTCAAAG ATGAGAGTTATCTGACCAATGGATATTTGGACACTAAAGTAGATTGGATTTCATGTCTGCAAAACTTTCGACTCAAGGATCTGCCTGACTTTATCAGGACAACAAATCCAAATGATTTCATGGTAGAATTCTTCATTGAAGCGGCAGATATAGCTAAGAGGGCATCTGCTATGTTTATTAATACTTTTTATGAACTTGAGAGAGATGTACTAAGTGCTCTCTCCTCTAAGTTCCCTTCTGTTTACCCCATTGGCCCTTTCCCTTCATTTTTAAAACAAACTCCGCAGAGTCACTTGGCATCTTTAGGTTCCAATCTTTGGAAAGAAGATACCAAGTGTCTCCAATGGCTTGAATCCAAGGAACCCGAATCAGTTGTTTATGTGAATTTTGGCAGCATTACTGTTATGTCACCGGAGCAACTCTTGGAGTTTGCTTGGGGTTTGGCCAACAGCAAGAAACCCTTTTTATGGATAATTAGGCCTGACCTTGTCATCGGTGGCTCCGTGATTTTGTCACCGGAGTTTGTCGACAACATTTCAGATAGAGGCCTAATAGCAAGCTGGTGTCCACAAGAGCAGGTGCTGAACCACCCTTCAATTGGTGGTTTCTTGACTCATTGTGGATGGAACTCAACCCTTGAAAGCATCTCTGCAGGAGTGCCAATGCTGTGCTGGCCATTTTTTGCTGATCAACCAACAAATTGTAGATGTATTTGCAAAGAATGGGATATTGGGATTGAAATTGATACCAATGGGAAGAGAGAGGAGGTGGAGAAGTTGATCAATGAATTGATGGTGGAAGAGAAAGGAAAGAGGATGAGGCAGAAAACCATGGAGTTGAAGAAGAAGGCGGAGGAGGACACTCGGCCTGGTGGTTGTTCATACATGAACTTGGACAAAGTGATTAAGGATGTATTGCTTAAACAATAA
- the LOC130739426 gene encoding putative disease resistance protein RGA3, producing MAEAVLEVVLENLSSLIQKELGQFLGFDEELTRLSSTLTAIKATLEDAEEKQFTDRAIKVWLQKLRDAAHVLDDILDECATEALKMENGGFMCGLSDKVQSSCLFSFHPKHVVFRCTIAKKMKMIRERLDEVAQERTRFHLTEMATQKRADWRQTTSIITQPQVYGREEDRTKILDFLVGDASGFEDLAVYPILGLGGLGKTTLAQLIFNHERVVNHFEQRIWVCVSEDFSLKRMTKAIIESASGHACADLELEPLQRKLIDLLQRKRYLLVLDDVWDDEQENWLRLKPVLASGGKGASILVTTRLPKVAAIMGTMPSHKLSMLSDSDCWELFKQRAFGPNEVEPTELVGIGKEIVKKCGGVPLAAIALGSLLRFKREEKEWLYVKESKLWSLQGENSVMPALRLGYLNLPVNLRQCFAFCALFPKDEIISKHTLINLWMANGLIPSNEMLDAEDIGDEFWNQLYWRSFFQDIMTDELGKVTTFKMHDLIHDLAQSVTEEVCCSAVNNSTIDVSERIRHLSIYGQNSFQEANVIQLHRFKSLKTCIVRESCYGGKILPQVFKCYSLRVLDFRGLENLSTSIGHLKYLRYLDISFGKFKSLPESLCRLWNLQILKLDHCSRLQKLPASLVRLKALRHLSLRHCHSLSRLPPQMGKLTCLRTLNMYFVGKEKGFHLAELGQLNLKGELHIKHLERVKSVMDAKEANMSRKHLNHLQLSWGKDQESQSQENVEHILEWLQPHTQKLQTLLVSGYTGAYFPQWMSSSSLKYLDSLELVDCKSCLHLPQLGKLPCLKYLRICNMSRAKYLYEESCDAGIFIALEYLILEKIPNLIRLSREDGVNMFPSLSKIKMTECPQLLGLPCLVSLKSLQIEGKCNQYLPSSICNFPRLEHLYFGGNDELTCFPSGMLSRNLTSLKRLEINGYSKLEELLPNEIVNLAVPQHLIIYRCESLKSLTNGVLRGFHSLKILAICWCPEFNLSAGFQYLTSLEKLMIDNCAEMKGLHEALQRMTTLQNLILSNLPSLESLPAYLGNLSSLQSLTISGCPKLTCLPMSIQCLSCLERLQIEGCKELGKRCQKEIGEDWPKIAHVPHVEVMDKQLLIKSY from the coding sequence ATGGCAGAGGCTGTACTTGAAGTTGTGCTTGAGAATTTGAGCTCACTCATTCAGAAGGAGCTTGGCcagtttctgggttttgatgaagAATTGACAAGGCTCTCTAGCACGCTCACTGCAATCAAGGCAACACTTGAAGATGCTGAGGAGAAACAATTCACTGATAGAGCTATTAAGGTTTGGCTGCAAAAGCTAAGAGATGCTGCTCATGTTCTGGATGACATCTTGGACGAGTGTGCCACTGAAGCATTGAAGATGGAGAATGGAGGATTCATGTGTGGTTTATCAGACAAGGTGCAAAGCTCTTGCTTATTCTCTTTTCATCCCAAGCATGTTGTCTTCCGTTGTACAATTgctaagaaaatgaagatgataaGGGAGAGATTAGATGAAGTTGCTCAAGAGAGGACTAGGTTTCATTTAACTGAGATGGCTACACAAAAAAGAGCTGATTGGCGCCAAACCACCTCAATCATCACTCAACCTCAAGTCTATGGAAGAGAAGAAGATAGGACTAAAATTTTAGACTTTTTGGTTGGTGATGCTTCTGGTTTTGAGGATTTAGCAGTCTATCCAATACTAGGTCTAGGTGGACTTGGAAAAACAACACTTGCTCAACTTATCTTCAATCATGAGAGGGTAGTCAACCACTTTGAACAAAGAATTTGGGTGTGTGTTTCAGAAGATTTCAGTTTGAAAAGAATGACTAAAGCTATCATAGAATCAGCATCCGGGCATGCCTGTGCCGATTTAGAGCTAGAGCCACTGCAGAGAAAACTTATAGATTTACTGCAAAGAAAAAGATATTTGCTTGTTTTGGACGATGTGTGGGACGATGAACAAGAGAATTGGCTGAGGTTGAAACCTGTACTAGCAAGTGGAGGAAAGGGTGCTTCAATTTTGGTAACTACTCGTCTCCCAAAAGTCGCAGCAATCATGGGAACAATGCCTTCTCATAAATTATCAATGCTGTCTGATAGTGATTGTTGGGAATTGTTTAAACAACGAGCATTTGGACCAAATGAGGTGGAACCGACAGAGCTTGTGGGCATAGGGAAGGAGATAGTGAAGAAGTGTGGGGGAGTTCCTCTTGCAGCAATAGCACTCGGAAGTCTTTTGCGCTTTAAAAGAGAGGAAAAAGAATGGCTCTATGTGAAGGAAAGCAAACTGTGGAGTTTACAAGGTGAGAATTCGGTCATGCCTGCCTTGAGACTAGGTTACTTGAACTTACCCGTCAATTTGAGACAGTGTTTTGCCTTCTGTGCATTATTTCCCAAAGATGAAATAATTAGTAAACACACACTAATCAATCTTTGGATGGCTAATGGATTGATTCCGTCCAATGAAATGTTGGATGCTGAAGACATTGGAGATGAGTTTTGGAATCAATTATATTGGAGATCATTTTTCCAAGATATTATGACAGATGAACTTGGCAAAGTTACAACTTTCAAGATGCATGATCTTATTCATGATCTTGCACAATCTGTTACTGAAGAAGTCTGTTGCAGTGCAGTTAATAATAGTACAATTGATGTATCTGAAAGAATCCGCCACCTCTCAATTTATGGGCAAAACTCATTCCAGGAAGCTAATGTAATCCAGTTGCACCGGTTCAAATCTTTGAAGACCTGTATAGTGAGGGAAAGTTGTTATGGTGGCAAAATTTTACCTCAGGTATTTAAATGTTATTCTTTGCGGGTGCTTGACTTCAGAGGATTAGAAAATTTGTCAACTTCAATTGGccatttgaaatatttaagaTACTTAGATATCTCTTTCGGAAAGTTCAAATCTCTTCCAGAATCCCTTTGCAGGCTCTGGAATTTGCAGATTTTGAAATTAGACCATTGTAGTAGGCTACAAAAGTTACCTGCTAGTTTGGTGCGCTTAAAAGCTCTACGACATCTATCCTTGAGGCATTGTCACTCTTTATCAAGATTGCCTCCTCAAATGGGGAAGTTGACTTGTCTAAGGACTTTAAACATGTATTTTGTTGGCAAGGAAAAAGGGTTCCACTTGGCTGAATTGGGACAACTGAACCTTAAGGGAGAGCTTCATATCAAGCACTTGGAGAGAGTAAAAAGCGTAATGGACGCCAAAGAAGCCAACATGTCAAGAAAGCACCTGAACCACTTGCAGTTGTCATGGGGCAAAGATCAAGAGTCCCAATCACAGGAAAATGTTGAGCATATACTTGAATGGCTTCAACCTCATACCCAAAAACTGCAAACTCTGCTTGTGAGTGGATATACAGGAGCCTATTTCCCACAATGGATGTCCAGCTCTTCTCTCAAATATTTAGATTCTTTAGAACTTGTAGATTGCAAAAGCTGTTTACACCTTCCGCAGCTAGGGAAACTGCCTTGTCTGAAGTATCTAAGGATATGTAACATGAGTCGCGCAAAGTACTTATATGAGGAATCATGTGATGCAGGAATTTTCATAGCTCTGGAATATCTGATACTAGAGAAGATACCAAACCTGATAAGGTTATCAAGGGAGGATGGAGTAAACATGTTCCCAAGcctttcaaaaattaaaatgacTGAATGTCCTCAACTTTTGGGCCTGCCGTGCCTTGTATCTCTCAAGAGTCTACAGATAGAGGGGAAATGCAACCAATATTTACCAAGTTCAATTTGTAACTTCCCTCGTCTTGAACACCTGTACTTTGGAGGGAATGACGAGCTAACTTGCTTTCCAAGTGGAATGCTAAGTAGAAACCTTACTTCTCTAAAGAGACTTGAAATTAATGGATACTCCAAACTTGAGGAGCTACTCCCAAATGAAATTGTTAACCTTGCTGTGCCCCAACACCTGATTATATACCGTTGCGAGAGCCTCAAGTCGTTAACAAACGGAGTATTGCGAGGGTTTCACTCTCTCAAGATATTAGCTATTTGTTGGTGCCCTGAGTTCAATCTGTCAGCAGGTTTTCAATACCTAACATCCCTTGAGAAGTTGATGATTGATAATTGCGCCGAAATGAAGGGTTTACATGAGGCTTTACAACGTATGACTACACTTCAAAACTTAATATTGTCTAATCTTCCAAGCCTAGAATCTCTGCCTGCTTACTTGGGAAACCTTAGCTCGCTTCAGTCATTAACCATCTCCGGGTGTCCCAAGTTGACGTGTCTTCCAATGAGCATTCAATGCCTTAGCTGTCTAGAACGGTTGCAGATTGAAGGTTGCAAAGAGTTAGGGAAGCGATGTCAGAAGGAAATAGGGGAGGATTGGCCTAAAATAGCTCATGTTCCACATGTTGAGGTGATggacaagcaattgcttatCAAATCTTACTAA